In Pararge aegeria chromosome 17, ilParAegt1.1, whole genome shotgun sequence, one genomic interval encodes:
- the LOC120630956 gene encoding lysozyme 1-like, whose translation MYTRALLVLFVTVFLFMENVTGIYIPNLNETCLRCLCHVAGCDLAHSCTGGYCGPFYISRIYWVDAGKPTLVDDTPERKEAYEDCARDYDCSQHIVVGYMAKFGKDCNGDGVTDCFDYMMINHNGGWSCSAPLNSTIEGQRRLELFEQCRLQ comes from the exons ATGTATACGAGAGCATTGCTAGTGTTATTTGTTACTGTGTTTTTGTTTATGGAGAATGTCACAG GCATCTATATACCGAATCTAAATGAAACATGTTTGCGATGCCTATGCCACGTAGCGGGCTGCGATTTGGCCCACAGCTGTACCGGCGGTTACTGCGGCCCATTTTACATCTCCAGGATATACTGGGTGGATGCTGGAAAGCCCACGTTGGTTGACGATACTCCCGAGAGGAAAGAGG CATATGAAGACTGCGCGAGGGATTACGACTGCTCGCAACACATCGTGGTGGGTTACATGGCTAAATTCGGAAAG GACTGCAACGGTGATGGTGTGACAGACTGCTTCGACTACATGATGATCAATCACAACGGCGGCTGGAGCTGTTCCGCACCCCTCAACTCCACCATCGAAGGACAACGAAGACTGGAGCTGTTCGAGCAATGTcgcttacaataa
- the LOC120631136 gene encoding low density lipoprotein receptor adapter protein 1-A-like, which translates to MTTLLRKMWKNHSKHKKLCEEWALAECEGEGWWREAKEGRGSTEVRYAGIAPVERAASAPATALAVRSALHTAKTFNKKLQRVFLDISPKGILVSDAESQDNVLSVSIYRISYCSADAANARVFAVVEGKSAGGEENHVVHVFVCARRKQARALALSLAHAFNDAYQAWQANEAASLKSGGQRLVTPWVHFPDESDEETENEQWNSPAPLVTFA; encoded by the exons atgacGACTCTACTCAGGAAAATGTGGAAAAATCATTCAAAACACAAAA AGTTGTGCGAGGAGTGGGCTCTTGCTGAATGTGAAGGGGAGGGTTGGTGGAGAGAAGCGAAGGAAGGCAGAGGCAGTACGGAGGTGCGGTACGCCGGCATCGCTCCTGTGGAACGCGCAGCATCCGCGCCCGCCACTGCATTAGCAGTTCGTTCAGCGCTGCACACTGCCAAAA CCTTTAACAAAAAGTTGCAGAGAGTGTTCTTGGATATAAGTCCAAAGGGCATCCTGGTGTCCGATGCAGAGTCGCAAGACAATGTTCTCAGCGTCTCTATTTACAG gaTCTCATACTGCTCCGCGGATGCTGCGAACGCGCGAGTCTTTGCGGTGGTCGAAGGCAAAAGCGCAGGCGGGGAAGAGAATCACGTGGTGCACGTATTCGTCTGCGCCCGACGGAAGCAAGCCCGCGCCCTAGCCCTCTCGCTCGCACACGCCTTCAACGATGCTTACCAG gcTTGGCAAGCAAACGAAGCTGCGTCCTTAAAATCGGGTGGCCAGCGCCTTGTGACTCCATGG GTCCATTTCCCCGATGAATCCGACGAAGAAACTGAAAACGAGCAATGGAACTCTCCCGCTCCGCTTGTGACTTTCGCCTga
- the LOC120631120 gene encoding inhibitor of growth protein 5 — protein sequence MTSALYLEHYLDSLQHLPIELQRNFKLMRDLDDRAHGLMKTIDLMADDLLPNISTMDDDTKKEKVNTIQGLFNKAKEYGDDKVQLAIQTYELVDKHIRRLDSDLARFESEIQEKVMSSRAAQQAAADQETNPTTVKKGRKKLKGTEKTATTAGKKKRTGASSEEEAVASGRSAAKKKAQRKGTTTTTATVKEQEENADLDSVGGMAHPSDVLDMPVDPNEPTYCLCHQVSYGEMIGCDNLDCPIEWFHFACVDLKIKPKGKWYCPKCTQDRKKK from the coding sequence atgACTTCAGCCCTTTATCTGGAACATTATTTGGACAGTCTGCAGCACTTACCCATAGAATTACAAAGGAATTTTAAGCTGATGCGGGACCTCGACGATAGAGCTCACGGCCTAATGAAGACAATCGATCTTATGGCCGATGATTTGTTACCAAATATATCTACAATGGACGATGATACGAAAAAAGAAAAGGTGAACACTATTCAGGGGTTGTTCAACAAGGCAAAGGAgtacggcgacgacaaagttcAGCTCGCAATTCAAACATACGAGCTAGTCGACAAACACATACGTCGACTTGACTCTGACCTCGCGCGATTTGAATCCGAAATTCAAGAGAAAGTAATGAGCTCTCGAGCGGCGCAGCAAGCAGCCGCAGACCAAGAGACCAATCCTACCACAGTCAAAAAGGGAAGAAAGAAACTTAAAGGGACTGAAAAAACTGCAACAACAGCAGGTAAGAAAAAACGCACTGGCGCATCAAGTGAGGAGGAAGCAGTAGCTAGTGGTAGATCAGCGGCTAAAAAGAAAGCGCAACGCAAGGGTACCACCACCACAACCGCAACTGTTAAAGAACAGGAAGAAAATGCTGACCTAGATTCGGTCGGAGGCATGGCTCATCCTAGTGATGTACTGGACATGCCTGTCGACCCCAACGAACCCACATACTGCCTTTGCCACCAAGTGTCCTATGGAGAGATGATAGGTTGTGATAACCTTGACTGCCCTATTGAGTGGTTCCATTTCGCATGTGTAGATCTTAAGATAAAGCCAAAAGGTAAGTGGTACTGCCCAAAGTGTACTCAAGACAGAAAAAAGAAATGA